The following proteins are encoded in a genomic region of Phycisphaera sp.:
- a CDS encoding PLP-dependent decarboxylase → MSTEGQPVAQNDDRVTEIFHAAADLAAEYLSRSDDPRQPVTLNPPPSAIHQRVPLTLDGPAVPVDELMEQARDLMELSVRTGSANFSNQLFSGFDPVAVVGEWLTAVLNASMYTYEVAPAMTLVEREVIARMGRAVGWEGCEGLFTPGGSLSNLMAMLMARQRALPKVKSRGLGDAKPVVFTSAESHYSIERGAVILGLGTDGVVQVGQDKHGRMRADALEHAVKKVRAEGRQPMMVVATAGSTVLSGFDPIAEIADTTEREGLWLHVDGAYGASALLSEQRRGLLKGVERADSLTWCAHKMLNVPLSASVIIVREPGLLHQCNAVHAEYLYHADNDAPDLDTGEMSIQCGRRVDALKVWLAWKARGDAGMAEIVDRKFELASEMRRLVKERARFELLSDPDEVGGGCNTCFVYHAPSLDGLSPERKLRALDASTHVLRERVRLRGRVLTNYAPVFGVRAFRHVSANDQATTAELAFILDEIEAVGRDLDLSPLADASTLPSP, encoded by the coding sequence ATGTCCACCGAAGGCCAGCCCGTCGCCCAGAACGACGATCGGGTGACCGAGATTTTCCATGCCGCCGCGGATCTGGCGGCCGAGTACCTGAGTCGCAGCGACGACCCCCGGCAGCCGGTGACGCTGAACCCGCCGCCCAGCGCGATCCACCAGCGTGTGCCGCTGACGCTCGACGGGCCGGCTGTGCCGGTCGACGAACTCATGGAACAGGCACGCGACCTGATGGAACTTTCGGTTCGCACGGGCAGCGCGAACTTCTCGAACCAGCTCTTCAGTGGTTTCGATCCGGTGGCAGTCGTGGGCGAGTGGCTGACGGCGGTGCTCAACGCCTCGATGTACACCTACGAGGTGGCGCCGGCGATGACGCTGGTGGAGCGCGAGGTGATCGCACGCATGGGGCGTGCCGTTGGTTGGGAAGGCTGCGAGGGGCTGTTCACGCCCGGGGGAAGCCTCTCGAACCTGATGGCGATGCTGATGGCGCGCCAGCGGGCGCTGCCAAAGGTCAAGAGCCGCGGGCTGGGCGATGCGAAACCGGTCGTGTTCACGTCGGCCGAGTCGCATTATTCGATCGAGCGAGGGGCGGTCATTCTTGGGCTGGGCACCGATGGCGTGGTGCAGGTCGGCCAGGACAAGCACGGGCGGATGCGAGCGGACGCGCTCGAACACGCGGTCAAGAAGGTCCGGGCCGAGGGCCGCCAGCCGATGATGGTGGTGGCCACGGCTGGATCGACCGTGCTCAGCGGGTTCGACCCGATCGCCGAGATCGCGGACACCACCGAGCGTGAGGGCCTGTGGCTGCACGTCGATGGGGCGTATGGGGCGAGCGCGTTGCTCAGCGAGCAGCGGCGTGGGCTGCTGAAGGGTGTTGAACGCGCCGATTCGTTGACATGGTGTGCGCACAAGATGCTCAACGTGCCGCTGAGCGCATCGGTGATCATCGTGCGCGAGCCGGGGTTGCTGCACCAGTGCAACGCCGTGCACGCCGAGTACCTGTACCACGCCGACAACGACGCGCCGGATCTTGATACCGGCGAGATGAGCATCCAGTGCGGGCGGCGGGTCGACGCGCTCAAGGTCTGGCTGGCGTGGAAGGCGCGCGGCGATGCGGGGATGGCTGAGATTGTCGACCGCAAGTTCGAGCTGGCCAGCGAGATGCGGCGGCTGGTGAAGGAGCGAGCGCGATTCGAGCTGCTGAGCGACCCCGACGAGGTGGGTGGTGGGTGCAACACCTGCTTTGTGTACCACGCGCCGTCGCTCGATGGGCTCTCGCCCGAGCGGAAGCTGCGGGCCCTCGACGCCAGCACCCATGTGCTGCGCGAGCGGGTCAGGCTGCGCGGGCGCGTGCTGACCAACTACGCGCCGGTCTTTGGCGTGCGGGCCTTCCGGCACGTTTCGGCTAACGACCAGGCGACGACGGCGGAGCTTGCGTTCATCCTCGACGAGATCGAGGCGGTGGGTCGGGACCTTGACCTGAGCCCGCTGGCTGATGCGAGTACCCTGCCAAGCCCCTGA